One genomic segment of Plasmodium vivax chromosome 9, whole genome shotgun sequence includes these proteins:
- a CDS encoding hypothetical protein, conserved (encoded by transcript PVX_091975A): MRSCYSHKGVSPGKHPLRCVASDKIGKEDIQSANNGLYTDCTLCGINHKDPHKQALYPLREDQHRVNNVG, encoded by the exons ATGAGGTCTTGCTACTCTCACAAAGGGGTTAGCCCGGGAAAGCACCCCCTCCGATGCGTGGCCAGCGACAAAATAG GAAAGGAAGACATCCAGTCGGCCAATAACGGACTCTACACGGACTGCACCCTTTGCGGTATAAACCACAAGGATCCGCACAAGCAGGCGCTCTATCCCCTGAGGGAAGACCAGCACAGAGTCAACAACGTAGGTTAG
- a CDS encoding tRNA (guanine-N(7)-)-methyltransferase, putative (encoded by transcript PVX_091980A), with translation MKKHKVPCKKFYRQRAHCNPLSDSYIRYPINCSYVDWRVHYPHLAAHGSDAQAEPINSVEATKHITNTEVERPPDEDPPTLQLNTNKYPIDYNQGPPKCAPHAEVTILDIGCGYGGLLFELSKTFPNKLILGMEIRDKITNYVGEKIHSYRKNYPPQYKNISVVRTNAMKFLPNYIKKNQIEKLFFCFPDPHFKKQNWRRRTITIESLSLYYYLLKRDGLIYFITDVYTLFLWVRFCFSKYPGFRLLSPEECQGDICVRLIHHSSEESKRVSKNKQAMYFCVARKE, from the coding sequence ATGAAGAAGCACAAAGTGCCGTGCAAAAAGTTTTACAGACAGAGGGCGCACTGCAACCCCCTCTCGGACAGCTACATAAGGTACCCCATAAACTGCAGCTATGTAGACTGGCGTGTGCACTACCCCCATTTGGCCGCCCATGGAAGCGACGCCCAAGCGGAGCCGATCAACAGTGTAGAAGCAACAAAGCATATCACTAACACAGAGGTGGAGCGGCCCCCTGATGAAGACCCCCCAACTCTCCAGCTGAACACGAACAAATACCCTATCGATTACAACCAAGGTCCTCCCAAATGTGCACCCCACGCGGAGGTTACCATACTAGATATCGGCTGCGGGTATGGAGGCCTGCTATTCGAGCTAAGCAAAACCTTCCCAAATAAACTCATCCTAGGCATGGAAATAAGAGACAAAATTACAAACTACGTAGGAGAGAAGATTCACTCGTACAGAAAGAACTATCCCCCtcaatataaaaacatttccGTTGTTAGGACCAACGCGATGAAGTTTTTACCCAACTATATAAAGAAGAATCAAATTgaaaagctttttttttgtttccccgatcctcattttaaaaaacaaaactggAGGAGAAGGACCATCACCATCGAGAGCCTCTCCCTCTACTACTATCTACTGAAAAGGGATGGCCTAATTTACTTCATAACAGATGTGTACACTCTCTTCTTGTGGGTGCGGTTCTGCTTCAGCAAGTACCCCGGCTTTCGCCTGCTCAGCCCGGAGGAGTGCCAGGGCGATATCTGTGTGCGGCTCATTCATCACAGCTCGGAGGAGTCCAAGCGGGtaagcaaaaataagcaGGCCATGTACTTCTGCGTCGCGCGGAAGGAGTGA